One window of Microcoleus vaginatus PCC 9802 genomic DNA carries:
- a CDS encoding magnesium protoporphyrin IX methyltransferase produces the protein MNLVDDKTIVRQYFNSTGFDRWQRIYGEGKVNKVQLDIRTGHQKTVDTVINWLQADGNLPGLCVCDAGCGVGSLSIPLADAGAIVCASDISEKMVAEAYDRSTAVPGKLYNISFAAQDLEALTGKFHTVICLDVLIHYPQNKAAEMIAHLSSIAESRLILSFAPKTLALTALKKIGELFPGPSKTTRAYQHREADIIKILENNGFVINRTAMTSTSFYYSRLLEAVRK, from the coding sequence ATGAATTTGGTAGACGACAAGACTATAGTTAGACAGTATTTTAACTCGACGGGATTCGATCGCTGGCAGCGAATTTACGGCGAGGGCAAAGTCAATAAAGTTCAGCTAGACATCCGCACCGGCCACCAGAAAACGGTGGATACAGTCATCAACTGGCTGCAAGCTGACGGCAATTTGCCCGGGCTTTGTGTCTGTGATGCTGGCTGCGGTGTAGGCTCTCTGAGCATTCCTCTGGCTGACGCTGGGGCAATTGTTTGCGCTAGCGATATCTCTGAAAAGATGGTAGCAGAAGCTTATGATCGATCGACCGCAGTTCCCGGCAAACTCTACAACATCTCCTTCGCAGCCCAAGATTTGGAAGCTTTAACGGGCAAATTCCACACAGTGATTTGTTTGGATGTGCTAATCCACTATCCTCAAAATAAGGCTGCAGAAATGATCGCTCACCTAAGTTCGATCGCCGAATCGCGACTAATTCTTAGTTTTGCACCCAAAACTTTAGCACTCACCGCCCTCAAAAAAATTGGTGAACTTTTCCCCGGTCCGAGCAAAACTACCCGAGCTTACCAGCACCGTGAAGCTGATATTATCAAAATCCTAGAAAACAATGGTTTTGTTATTAACAGAACAGCGATGACTAGCACTAGCTTTTACTATTCTCGCTTGCTGGAAGCTGTGCGGAAATAG
- a CDS encoding site-2 protease family protein — protein sequence MFPTTLFHIPQNLMLLLDRSAIDRLKPLLAQATGMPIVASENTATIALVLVALGILGWGFYRARPFGKLGILAWLQSVALMSPWLLFFGLFAAGIYLNLVAVLLLLVASTGLYIYLGRQLRKAASDTVLPRPDAAEVKSQSDAFSAPESQRTPGPETIKIVTSSPANNELQIIPVPVEDLKAIKGIFGIDTFFATETIPYQDGVILKGNLRGDPEQVHSRLTASLEEKLNDRYRLFLVENQDDKPVVIILPSTNDPQPTTVSQKILAVVLLLATIATSLETGGLLLSFDFFNSPARYVEVLPIAAGIWAVLGSGEIARRVLANRYKVRLSWPFFIPTLQIGCFGAIDRFESLLPNRKVLFDIAFAGSAAGGIVSLLMLVTGLLLSHPGSLFQIPAEFFKGSVLVGTLAKVVLGSALQQQIVDVHPLVVIGWLGLVITAINLMPAGQLDGGRIVQAIYGRKIASRTTLATFVVLAIVSLVNPLALYWAIVILILQRNLERPSLNELTEPDDARAALGLLALFLMIAALLPLTPALAGRLGIGN from the coding sequence ATGTTCCCAACAACTCTATTTCATATTCCCCAAAATTTAATGCTATTACTCGACCGCAGCGCGATCGACCGATTAAAGCCCCTATTGGCGCAAGCAACCGGAATGCCTATAGTTGCATCGGAAAATACGGCAACAATTGCGCTCGTATTGGTTGCCCTGGGAATTCTGGGTTGGGGATTTTATCGCGCCAGACCTTTTGGCAAACTGGGAATTTTGGCTTGGTTGCAGTCTGTTGCGCTGATGAGTCCCTGGCTGCTGTTCTTTGGTTTGTTCGCCGCCGGAATTTACCTCAATCTAGTGGCGGTATTGTTGCTGCTCGTGGCATCCACGGGATTGTACATTTATCTGGGCCGGCAATTGCGTAAGGCTGCATCGGATACAGTGCTGCCGCGCCCGGATGCTGCTGAGGTAAAGTCCCAAAGCGATGCTTTCTCGGCCCCTGAGTCGCAGCGAACACCAGGCCCAGAAACCATTAAAATCGTCACTTCGTCGCCTGCGAATAATGAATTACAAATTATTCCCGTTCCAGTTGAAGACCTCAAGGCAATTAAAGGCATCTTTGGAATTGATACTTTCTTTGCCACAGAAACGATTCCCTATCAAGATGGGGTAATCTTGAAGGGCAATCTCCGGGGAGACCCAGAACAAGTACACTCACGTTTGACGGCAAGTTTGGAAGAAAAATTAAACGATCGCTACCGCCTATTTTTAGTAGAAAATCAGGACGACAAGCCCGTAGTTATTATCTTGCCCAGCACCAACGACCCGCAGCCAACAACCGTGTCTCAAAAAATCCTAGCAGTCGTGCTGCTGCTGGCAACAATTGCTACTAGCTTAGAGACAGGCGGTTTGCTGCTAAGTTTCGATTTCTTTAACTCGCCGGCTAGATATGTAGAAGTTCTGCCAATTGCAGCCGGAATTTGGGCGGTTTTAGGCTCTGGGGAAATTGCCCGCAGAGTGCTGGCAAATCGGTACAAGGTTCGCTTGAGTTGGCCGTTTTTTATACCAACTTTGCAGATAGGTTGTTTTGGAGCGATCGACCGTTTTGAGTCGCTGCTGCCCAACCGTAAAGTTTTGTTTGACATCGCTTTTGCCGGGTCAGCGGCTGGGGGAATAGTTTCTCTGCTAATGCTGGTAACGGGTTTGCTGCTGTCTCACCCCGGCAGTTTGTTTCAAATTCCCGCAGAATTTTTCAAGGGCTCGGTTTTGGTGGGAACTTTGGCAAAAGTGGTTTTGGGTTCGGCGTTGCAGCAGCAGATTGTTGACGTTCACCCGCTGGTAGTTATCGGTTGGTTGGGCTTGGTAATAACGGCGATTAATTTGATGCCGGCGGGACAGTTGGACGGGGGTAGAATTGTGCAAGCCATCTACGGTCGGAAAATAGCCAGTCGCACTACTTTGGCGACTTTTGTGGTGCTGGCCATCGTTTCTTTAGTTAATCCTTTGGCTCTGTATTGGGCGATCGTGATTCTGATTTTACAGCGAAATCTGGAGCGGCCGAGCCTCAACGAGCTGACTGAGCCTGACGACGCTCGCGCAGCTTTGGGCTTGCTAGCTTTGTTCTTGATGATTGCTGCGCTGTTGCCGTTGACTCCGGCTTTGGCGGGCCGTCTGGGAATCGGGAACTAA
- the glpX gene encoding class II fructose-bisphosphatase, whose product MDNVIGLEIIEVVEQAAIASARLMGKGEKDEADRVAVEAMRERMNKIHMRGRIVIGEGERDDAPMLYIGEQVGICTREDAKDVCNLDELIEIDIAVDPCEGTNLVAYGQNGSMAVLAISEKGGLFAAPDFYMNKLAAPAAAKNHVDIRKTPTQNLKIISDCLGRSIEDLVVVVMDRPRHKDLINEIRQAGARVRLISDGDVSAAISCAFSGSNIHALMGIGAAPEGVISAAAMRCLGGHFQGQLIYDPAVVKTGLIGESKESNIARLNEMGITDPDKIYNAEELASGETVLFAACGITPGTLMDGVRFFGGGARTESLVISSQSKTARFVDTIHMFDQPKSLQLN is encoded by the coding sequence GTGGACAATGTAATCGGTTTAGAGATTATCGAAGTAGTTGAGCAGGCAGCCATCGCCTCCGCTCGCTTGATGGGCAAAGGCGAGAAAGATGAAGCCGACAGAGTGGCTGTAGAAGCCATGCGGGAGCGCATGAACAAAATTCATATGCGCGGCCGCATCGTGATCGGCGAAGGCGAACGCGATGACGCACCCATGCTTTACATCGGTGAACAAGTAGGTATTTGTACCCGCGAAGATGCCAAAGATGTCTGCAATCTAGATGAATTGATCGAAATTGACATCGCTGTGGACCCCTGCGAAGGTACTAACCTGGTTGCTTACGGTCAAAACGGTTCGATGGCAGTTTTGGCAATCTCTGAAAAAGGTGGTTTGTTTGCGGCACCGGATTTCTACATGAACAAATTGGCTGCTCCTGCGGCTGCTAAGAATCATGTAGATATTCGCAAAACGCCGACTCAAAACCTCAAAATTATCTCTGATTGTCTCGGCCGCAGTATTGAAGATTTGGTGGTGGTGGTCATGGATCGCCCCCGACACAAAGATTTAATTAATGAAATTCGGCAAGCGGGTGCAAGAGTTCGGCTGATCAGCGACGGCGACGTTTCGGCAGCGATTTCTTGCGCGTTTTCTGGTTCCAACATCCACGCACTTATGGGTATTGGCGCAGCACCGGAAGGTGTGATTTCCGCAGCAGCAATGCGCTGCTTGGGCGGTCACTTCCAAGGACAGTTAATTTACGATCCAGCAGTTGTCAAAACTGGTTTGATCGGTGAAAGCAAAGAGAGCAATATCGCCCGCCTGAACGAGATGGGCATCACAGACCCAGACAAGATTTACAATGCTGAAGAGTTGGCATCTGGAGAAACAGTTCTGTTTGCAGCTTGCGGGATTACTCCCGGAACGCTGATGGATGGAGTTCGCTTCTTTGGCGGCGGCGCTCGCACTGAAAGTTTGGTAATTTCTTCTCAGTCGAAAACTGCTCGGTTTGTGGATACAATCCATATGTTTGACCAGCCGAAATCTTTGCAATTGAATTAG
- a CDS encoding DUF423 domain-containing protein: MSTLILIRIFIAAAAVFGGLSVAGGAFASHALKNQLSDRALTIFETGARYQMYHALALLLVALLLSRAQESQTFFAVAGWAFIAGTIIFSGSLYALSLSDIKWLGAITPLGGVAFIAGWGCLAVAAFSFK; the protein is encoded by the coding sequence ATGTCAACGCTAATTTTAATTCGCATTTTTATAGCAGCGGCGGCCGTATTCGGAGGTTTATCCGTTGCAGGCGGTGCCTTCGCCTCCCACGCTTTGAAAAATCAATTGAGCGATCGAGCTTTAACCATTTTTGAGACCGGCGCCCGATATCAAATGTACCATGCCCTAGCTTTATTACTCGTCGCTTTACTCTTGAGCCGCGCCCAAGAGTCTCAAACCTTTTTTGCAGTGGCTGGATGGGCTTTTATTGCCGGCACAATCATCTTTTCAGGCAGTTTGTACGCCCTGAGTTTGAGCGACATCAAATGGCTGGGTGCAATTACGCCACTGGGGGGAGTTGCTTTTATTGCTGGTTGGGGATGTTTGGCAGTCGCAGCTTTTAGTTTTAAATAG
- a CDS encoding UPF0182 family protein produces the protein MTNRRIYQIILLIVGLWLVLELASRIAAEILWFQEVGYLQVFLLKLKTQGWLGAIAIAVSSVFLLGNLALARRLQHPAEQMKSPVAEALFASLRANKTGKNTGNNYELPVAKSQITFSWLLLTVFGLTSIATLTVIHCGLLAASSIAYFGIADNLPLPPVQLGIESIQQIAVQLFARWWQLGLLLGTMLAVVIKPDFWLRAIAFFLSLAIGLIATSRWTNVLQYFHPINFNTTDPLFNQNISFYVFILPILDLLGFGLTVVFLYSLVSCALTYLLSGNSLSQGIFLGFSRSQQRHLYGLGAALMLAVAFRYWLGRYALLYSRGDVTYGANYADVMVRLPCYGFLSILAGAIALLMLCQVYQLKIKNELIKKIILAWISLSFLGSLLLPTIVQQLLVKPNELAREKPYLKRSIAFTQEAFDLKEIEIKTFDPAGKLTYADLEKNKLTISNIRLWDKLPLLQTNRQLQQIRPYYTFPDADIERYTIKNEKAKKGDSESQQVFLAARELDYTAVAPEAQTWVNEHLVYTHGYGFTLSPVNTVGVGGLPDYFVKDIGVAAQKGETALEVTSDRIRVSIPIGYPRIYYGEVTNTDAMAPTKVKEFDYPSGEDNVYNTYSGRGGIAMGSMWRRWLFANYLKNWQMALTRNFTPETKLLYRRNINKRVRAIAPFLRYDSDPYLVVANANLSNEDIEKEKDENGNEIKPSPSATDKSPNYLYWIIDAYTASDRYPYSDPGNHEFNYIRNSVKVVIDAYNGSVDFYVAYPSDPIINSWIAIFPGLFKPLDKMPPALRKHIRYPVDLLSIQSERLLTYHMDDPQVFYNREDLWRVPNEIYGSEQQPVAPYYLIMKLPTEKAEEFILLLPFTPVSRNNLIAWIAGRSDGSEYGKLLLYLFPKQRLVYGPEQIEALINQDPVISEQISLWNRQGSKAIQGNLLVIPIEQSLLYVEPLYLEAERNSLPTLVRVIAVYENRIVIAENLDLALKALFQQQSTNKPAIIRPVEGTEPALKNQ, from the coding sequence ATGACTAATAGGCGAATTTATCAAATAATCCTACTGATTGTAGGGCTGTGGCTGGTTTTGGAGTTGGCCTCCCGCATTGCGGCAGAAATTCTCTGGTTTCAGGAAGTTGGATATCTTCAGGTTTTTCTGTTAAAGCTGAAAACTCAAGGGTGGCTGGGGGCGATCGCAATTGCTGTTTCTTCTGTCTTTTTGCTGGGAAATTTGGCTTTAGCCCGCCGCCTGCAACACCCCGCAGAACAAATGAAATCGCCGGTTGCGGAGGCGCTATTCGCTTCACTGAGGGCGAACAAAACGGGGAAGAATACCGGGAATAATTACGAATTACCTGTTGCTAAATCCCAAATTACCTTTTCCTGGTTGCTGTTGACGGTATTCGGATTGACTTCGATCGCAACTTTGACAGTAATTCACTGCGGGCTGTTAGCTGCAAGCAGTATCGCCTATTTCGGTATAGCTGACAATTTACCTCTACCGCCCGTGCAGTTGGGAATTGAGTCAATCCAGCAAATAGCGGTGCAGCTATTTGCTCGCTGGTGGCAGTTGGGCTTGCTGCTGGGGACAATGTTAGCTGTGGTAATTAAGCCTGATTTTTGGCTGCGGGCGATCGCTTTTTTTCTCAGTTTAGCGATCGGGCTTATTGCCACCAGTCGCTGGACAAATGTTTTGCAATATTTTCACCCTATTAATTTTAACACAACCGACCCTCTTTTTAATCAAAATATTAGCTTTTATGTATTTATTTTGCCAATCTTAGATTTGCTAGGATTCGGGCTGACAGTTGTATTTTTGTACAGTTTAGTATCTTGTGCTTTAACATATTTGCTGTCAGGAAATAGCCTGAGTCAAGGGATATTTTTGGGGTTTTCTCGCTCGCAGCAGCGGCACTTGTACGGGTTGGGTGCAGCTTTAATGCTAGCCGTTGCATTCCGCTACTGGTTGGGGCGCTACGCATTGCTATATTCGCGGGGAGACGTTACTTACGGGGCGAATTATGCTGACGTGATGGTGCGGCTGCCCTGCTATGGATTTTTGAGTATTTTGGCAGGGGCGATCGCACTTTTGATGCTGTGCCAGGTTTACCAACTCAAAATTAAAAATGAACTCATAAAAAAGATTATTTTAGCGTGGATAAGTTTAAGTTTTTTGGGAAGTTTGCTGCTGCCAACAATTGTGCAGCAACTTCTAGTTAAACCCAACGAACTAGCACGAGAAAAGCCGTACCTCAAGCGCAGCATTGCCTTTACTCAAGAAGCCTTTGACCTCAAAGAAATTGAAATAAAAACTTTCGATCCAGCCGGGAAACTTACTTATGCCGACTTAGAAAAAAATAAACTTACTATTAGCAACATCCGGCTGTGGGACAAGCTGCCGCTGCTGCAAACCAACCGACAGTTACAGCAAATCAGACCCTATTATACCTTTCCTGATGCCGATATCGAGCGCTACACAATCAAAAATGAAAAAGCAAAAAAGGGAGATTCTGAAAGCCAACAAGTGTTTCTGGCAGCGCGGGAATTAGATTACACAGCAGTTGCCCCCGAAGCTCAAACTTGGGTGAACGAACACCTGGTTTACACTCACGGTTACGGCTTTACTCTTTCTCCGGTAAATACAGTCGGTGTCGGCGGTTTACCCGATTATTTTGTCAAAGATATTGGAGTGGCAGCCCAGAAAGGAGAGACTGCTTTAGAAGTAACGAGCGATCGAATTCGCGTCAGTATTCCGATCGGCTACCCGCGAATTTACTACGGCGAAGTAACCAATACAGACGCGATGGCCCCCACAAAAGTCAAAGAATTCGACTATCCCAGCGGCGAAGACAATGTTTACAATACTTACAGCGGTAGGGGCGGAATTGCGATGGGTTCTATGTGGCGGCGCTGGCTGTTTGCTAATTATCTCAAAAATTGGCAAATGGCGCTGACGCGCAATTTTACCCCAGAAACTAAATTGCTGTACCGCCGAAATATTAACAAAAGAGTCCGGGCGATTGCTCCTTTTTTACGCTACGATTCCGACCCGTATTTAGTAGTAGCAAACGCCAATCTTAGCAATGAAGATATAGAAAAAGAAAAAGATGAAAATGGCAACGAGATTAAACCTTCACCCTCGGCCACTGATAAATCTCCCAACTATCTTTACTGGATTATCGATGCCTATACAGCGAGCGATCGCTATCCGTATTCTGACCCGGGAAATCATGAGTTTAACTACATCCGCAACTCCGTTAAAGTAGTGATTGATGCCTACAACGGCTCTGTTGACTTCTACGTTGCCTATCCCTCCGATCCGATTATTAACAGTTGGATTGCTATCTTTCCCGGACTCTTCAAACCCCTTGACAAAATGCCTCCGGCTCTTCGCAAACATATCAGATATCCAGTAGATTTGTTGAGCATTCAATCCGAACGTTTGCTAACTTATCATATGGATGACCCGCAAGTGTTTTACAATCGGGAGGATTTGTGGCGAGTTCCCAATGAAATTTATGGCAGCGAACAGCAGCCCGTAGCACCGTATTATTTGATTATGAAGCTGCCAACTGAAAAAGCCGAAGAATTTATTTTGCTGCTTCCATTTACACCAGTAAGCCGCAACAATTTAATTGCTTGGATTGCAGGGCGATCGGATGGTAGCGAGTACGGAAAATTGCTGCTGTATTTATTCCCCAAACAGCGATTAGTTTACGGCCCGGAACAAATAGAAGCTTTAATTAACCAAGATCCGGTTATTTCCGAACAAATATCTCTCTGGAATCGCCAGGGTTCCAAAGCAATTCAAGGAAACTTATTAGTAATTCCCATTGAACAATCTTTACTGTATGTGGAACCTCTTTACTTAGAAGCCGAGCGCAATAGTTTGCCTACTTTAGTCAGAGTTATTGCGGTCTACGAAAACCGGATCGTCATTGCAGAAAATCTTGACTTGGCACTCAAGGCACTTTTTCAGCAACAATCTACTAATAAACCCGCAATTATTCGACCTGTAGAAGGAACTGAACCAGCTTTAAAGAATCAATGA
- a CDS encoding phosphoglucomutase/phosphomannomutase family protein, which produces MSASSNSTEIKFGTDGWRGLIAHDFTFANVRKVTRAIASYLETAYPKDRPVLVSYDTRFLADEFARTAAEVLADLGWTVKVVDRDCPTPVIAYSAKHLNSAGALMFTASHNPAPYCGIKYIPDYAGPATPEITDTIVANIAGASDAPAKGSHNDKISSFDPKPEYLKFLYTLIDVERIRSAKLKVKYDALYSTSRGYLDGVLEHCGCDVESFHTYRDVLFGGGMPEPKGEQLVELVEAVKKDSADLGLATDGDSDRFGIVDELGNVLTPNTVLLLLARHLVKNKGLTGAIVRTVATTHLLDNLAAKYGLTIYETAVGFKYIGEKMRETAVLIGGEESGGLSVLGHIPEKDGILADMLVAEAIAYEGKPLSQLVEEAIKEADGPLYNKRLDLHLEEAHKAAVLESFTKNPPTEIAGIGVKEIGRKDGIKLYLEDGGWVLLRPSGTEPLMRVYMETNSVEKESQVAQHMEKVISQLEPV; this is translated from the coding sequence ATGAGCGCTAGCAGCAATTCAACTGAAATTAAGTTCGGAACCGATGGGTGGCGAGGACTGATTGCCCATGACTTTACTTTTGCCAACGTGCGAAAAGTCACTCGGGCGATCGCCAGCTACCTAGAAACCGCTTACCCAAAAGACCGCCCAGTTCTAGTCTCCTACGATACCCGCTTTCTGGCAGACGAGTTCGCCCGCACGGCGGCTGAAGTATTGGCAGATTTGGGATGGACGGTGAAAGTGGTCGATCGAGATTGCCCCACACCAGTCATCGCCTACAGCGCCAAGCATCTCAACTCCGCAGGAGCCCTGATGTTCACGGCTTCGCACAATCCCGCACCTTACTGTGGCATCAAATACATCCCCGACTACGCGGGCCCGGCAACCCCGGAAATTACTGATACAATTGTGGCAAATATTGCTGGTGCTTCTGATGCCCCAGCCAAAGGCAGCCACAACGATAAAATCTCCAGTTTTGACCCGAAACCCGAATATCTGAAGTTTCTTTATACTTTGATCGATGTGGAGCGGATTCGCTCTGCTAAGTTGAAGGTGAAATACGACGCTCTCTACTCGACTTCTCGCGGCTATCTCGACGGCGTTTTGGAACACTGCGGCTGCGATGTCGAAAGTTTTCATACCTACCGCGACGTGCTGTTTGGGGGCGGAATGCCCGAACCCAAGGGGGAACAGTTAGTTGAGTTGGTGGAAGCTGTTAAGAAGGATTCGGCGGATTTGGGTTTAGCTACCGATGGCGACAGCGATCGCTTTGGTATTGTTGACGAGTTGGGAAATGTCTTGACTCCAAATACTGTACTGTTGCTGCTGGCGCGTCACTTGGTTAAGAATAAAGGATTGACAGGGGCGATCGTCCGTACAGTCGCAACTACCCACTTGCTGGACAATTTGGCCGCCAAGTACGGTTTAACAATCTACGAAACCGCAGTCGGCTTTAAATACATCGGTGAAAAAATGCGGGAAACTGCGGTACTCATCGGTGGCGAAGAATCTGGCGGTTTGAGCGTTTTGGGTCACATTCCCGAAAAAGACGGGATTTTGGCTGATATGCTAGTTGCTGAGGCGATCGCCTATGAAGGCAAACCGCTGTCTCAGCTAGTCGAAGAAGCCATTAAAGAAGCCGACGGCCCCCTGTACAACAAACGTTTGGACTTGCACCTAGAAGAAGCCCACAAAGCAGCCGTTTTGGAATCTTTTACCAAGAATCCCCCCACAGAAATAGCAGGTATTGGCGTTAAGGAAATCGGCCGCAAAGACGGAATTAAACTTTATCTTGAAGACGGTGGCTGGGTACTGCTGCGGCCTTCGGGAACCGAACCCTTGATGCGCGTTTACATGGAAACCAATTCTGTGGAAAAAGAAAGCCAAGTTGCCCAACACATGGAAAAGGTAATTTCCCAGTTAGAACCTGTTTAA
- a CDS encoding LapA family protein: MKTIPLLAISFLVAMLVSAIGIISVQNAAPVSLNFIFFQSIQLPVGVVLAMSMSAGVLGGALLQPLWNISDSQNSRPKFQANPEESDSVPY; this comes from the coding sequence ATGAAAACAATTCCTCTGCTCGCTATTAGTTTTTTAGTAGCAATGTTAGTAAGCGCGATCGGCATTATCTCAGTGCAAAACGCCGCCCCAGTATCATTAAACTTTATCTTTTTTCAATCGATACAACTGCCCGTAGGAGTAGTATTGGCAATGAGCATGAGTGCAGGAGTGCTCGGAGGTGCGCTACTGCAACCGCTGTGGAACATTTCAGATTCCCAAAACTCACGTCCTAAATTTCAGGCAAATCCAGAAGAATCCGACAGCGTACCATATTAA
- a CDS encoding glutamyl-tRNA reductase, with product MNIAVVGLSHKTAPVEVREKLSIPEQKVEAAIAQLRGYPHIQEVAILSTCNRLEIYIVTSESEPGVREVIQFLSECSKVPLQSLRPHLFILLHEDAVMHLMRVASGLDSLVLGEGQILAQVKQTHKLAQQYKGVGRILERLFKQALTAGKRVRTETSIGTGAVSISSAAAELAQMKGQHLASSKIAIIGAGKMSRLLVQHLLSKGASHISIVNRSVRGALELAGQFKDAELHLYQLSEMMQVIASSDLVFTSTAATDPLLNKAKLESVLDPNRPLMLVDISVPRNIDSDANELTNVRSFNVDDLKAVVAQNHESRRKMAMEAQGLLEQEVEAFDLWWRSLETVPTISCLRDKIELIREQELEKALSRLGSEFSEKHQDVIESLTRGIVNKILHDPMVQLRAQQDIEARRQAMQTLQTLFNLDVDVNQQYS from the coding sequence ATGAATATTGCAGTCGTAGGTCTCAGCCACAAAACAGCACCGGTAGAAGTTCGCGAAAAACTGAGCATTCCAGAACAGAAAGTTGAAGCGGCGATCGCCCAATTGCGCGGCTACCCGCACATTCAAGAGGTTGCTATTCTCAGCACTTGCAACCGCTTAGAGATTTATATTGTTACCAGCGAGTCGGAACCGGGTGTGCGAGAGGTTATTCAGTTCCTTTCAGAATGCAGTAAGGTTCCTTTGCAGTCTTTGCGCCCTCACCTGTTTATTTTGCTGCACGAAGATGCGGTAATGCACTTGATGCGAGTGGCTTCTGGCCTCGACAGTTTGGTGCTCGGAGAAGGACAAATTTTGGCTCAGGTGAAACAAACTCACAAACTCGCCCAGCAGTACAAGGGTGTAGGCAGAATTTTGGAGCGCTTGTTCAAGCAAGCTCTCACAGCAGGGAAGCGAGTTCGCACGGAAACTAGCATCGGTACCGGTGCAGTTTCTATCAGTTCGGCGGCGGCAGAATTGGCTCAAATGAAGGGTCAGCATTTAGCAAGCAGCAAAATTGCGATTATCGGTGCTGGCAAAATGTCGCGGCTTTTGGTACAGCATTTGCTCTCAAAAGGAGCTAGCCATATTTCGATCGTTAACCGCTCTGTGCGTGGCGCTCTGGAGTTGGCCGGTCAGTTTAAAGATGCTGAATTGCACCTGTATCAGCTCTCGGAAATGATGCAGGTAATTGCCAGTTCTGACTTGGTTTTTACCAGTACGGCAGCTACCGATCCACTGTTAAATAAAGCTAAATTGGAATCGGTTTTAGACCCGAATCGCCCTTTGATGTTGGTGGATATTTCTGTGCCACGCAACATTGACTCGGATGCGAACGAACTCACTAATGTGCGATCGTTTAATGTGGACGACTTGAAAGCAGTGGTAGCTCAAAATCACGAAAGCCGCCGCAAAATGGCAATGGAAGCTCAGGGCTTGCTGGAACAGGAAGTAGAGGCTTTCGATCTCTGGTGGCGCAGTCTGGAAACTGTTCCTACTATTAGCTGTTTACGGGATAAGATAGAATTGATTCGGGAACAAGAGTTAGAAAAAGCTTTATCGCGTCTGGGTTCGGAATTTTCCGAGAAACATCAAGATGTGATTGAATCTTTAACAAGGGGGATTGTGAATAAGATTTTGCACGATCCGATGGTACAGTTGCGCGCTCAGCAGGATATTGAGGCGCGGCGGCAAGCGATGCAAACTTTGCAAACACTGTTTAATTTGGATGTGGATGTCAATCAGCAGTACAGCTAG
- a CDS encoding CBS domain-containing protein, with protein sequence MMMKAQDIMTTEVVTIRGSATVAEAVAMMNDLCLRALIVERRHEQDAYGIVTETDIVYKVAAYGVDPKKVRVFEIMTKPCITVNPDLGVEYVARLFANTRIRRAPVIKDELVGIISVTDILTKSDFVEKPKSVLFEEEIEQAIADARNICAEKGATSRECAVAWDIVEEMQAEASHQRSLKLDKTAFDEYCEENPEAAEARMYES encoded by the coding sequence ATGATGATGAAAGCCCAAGATATTATGACAACAGAAGTTGTTACCATTCGCGGTTCAGCAACGGTAGCTGAAGCGGTGGCGATGATGAACGATTTGTGTTTGCGCGCGTTGATTGTGGAACGCCGCCACGAACAAGATGCCTACGGCATTGTGACAGAAACGGATATTGTCTATAAAGTAGCAGCCTATGGCGTAGACCCGAAAAAAGTCCGCGTCTTCGAGATTATGACCAAACCGTGCATTACGGTGAATCCCGACTTGGGCGTGGAATACGTGGCTAGGTTGTTCGCGAATACCCGCATCCGCCGGGCGCCGGTGATTAAGGACGAGCTAGTGGGCATTATTTCGGTAACGGATATCTTGACAAAAAGCGATTTTGTCGAGAAGCCGAAAAGTGTTTTATTTGAGGAAGAAATCGAACAGGCGATCGCGGATGCCAGAAATATCTGTGCCGAGAAAGGCGCTACTTCTAGAGAGTGCGCGGTAGCGTGGGATATTGTAGAGGAAATGCAGGCTGAGGCTTCTCACCAGCGATCGCTGAAGCTTGACAAAACGGCTTTTGACGAGTATTGCGAGGAAAATCCCGAGGCGGCTGAAGCGCGGATGTACGAGAGTTAA